A genomic region of Cydia splendana chromosome 17, ilCydSple1.2, whole genome shotgun sequence contains the following coding sequences:
- the LOC134798793 gene encoding probable cytochrome P450 6a17 yields MFGFKRSSVQLLVILSWCLQEWTFNNVVLWYIFACGVWLSGLLCLLTYDHDYWSDRGVFSPPAWPLVGHILSVVLFREQGGICFLKIYNKYRHLRFLGTHQFFQRTLVILDPALIRRVCVTDFSHFVDRGFFFNEEVDPLAGSVLFLRGQEWRRLRAKISPIFSPNKLKGMFPIIENTAQEFIKRVTTLHFNSVIDSERLLGGYTADAIVPCAFGVKSHVMDDPKDPFAVALHAFYEMTPFNLFEKTMRQFWPAFCMFFRLKIIPQKTHDFFYNIVTSVLRDRENGVPDKRGDFIDMMMALRNDDKNNNRADKDEDHVEITDMVISANAFIIFLGGFETTSATLAFLLLELAAHPDVQDKLRQEILHVVGEGEMTYDMLQELTYMDMVIQETLRLYPPFPNIQRICTRDYVIPETGHIIEKGTVVLFPTLAIQRDEQFFDSAGSFNPERWSGPAPPPGVYMPFGDGPRVCIGKRFAMIQMKCCIARLLRVVRVAPAPRAPPRARPFRPDPRSPLALHPGDSTVTISRVASS; encoded by the exons ATGTTTGGTTTTAAACGTTCATCTGTGCAGTTATTAGTGATTTTGTCCTGGTGTTTGCAAGAGTGGACGTTTAATAATGTGGTATTATGGTACATATTCGCGTGTGGGGTGTGGCTGTCTGGATTATTGTGTTTGTTGACATATGACCATGACTATTGGTCGGACAGAGGGGTGTTTTCACCCCCGGCTTGGCCTCTCGTCGGCCATATATTATCTGTGGTCCTATTTAGGGAGCAGGGAGGAATCTGCTTCCTTAAGATCTATAATAAATATAGACATCTCAGGTTTTTGG GCACCCACCAATTTTTCCAACGAACCCTGGTTATCCTGGACCCAGCCCTCATCAGACGGGTGTGCGTGACCGACTTCTCGCACTTCGTAGATCGTGGCTTCTTCTTCAATGAGGAAGTGGATCCCCTAGCGGGGTCTGTGCTGTTTCTACGAGGACAGGAATGGCGCCGGCTGAGGGCCAAGATATCCCCTATATTCTC GCCAAACAAACTAAAAGGCATGTTCCCAATAATAGAGAACACAGCTCAAGAGTTCATCAAGCGCGTCACAACGCTGCACTTTAACTCCGTGATAGACTCGGAGCGTCTCCTGGGCGGCTATACGGCGGACGCCATAGTGCCCTGCGCGTTCGGCGTCAAGAGTCATGTCATGGACGATCCGAAGGACCCGTTTGCTGTGGCGCTACACGCCTTTTATGAGATGACGCCGTTCAATCTGTTTGAGAA GACAATGAGGCAGTTCTGGCCCGCGTTCTGCATGTTCTTCAGATTGAAGATTATCCCACAGAAGACGCACGACTTCTTCTACAACATAGTCACCAGCGTGTTGAGGGACCGAGAGAATG GCGTGCCGGATAAGCGGGGTGACTTCATAGACATGATGATGGCTCTTCGAAACGATGACAAAAACAACAACAGGGCGGATAAGGACGAAGATCACGTAGAAATCA CGGACATGGTCATATCAGCCAACGCCTTCATAATATTCCTCGGCGGGTTCGAAACCACTTCTGCGACCCTCGCCTTTCTGCTCCTGGAGCTGGCTGCCCATCCAGACGTCCAGGACAAGCTGAGACAGGAGATACTGCACGTGGTGGGAGAGGGGGAGATGACGTATGATATGCTGCAGGAACTGACGTATATGGATATGGTTATACAAG AGACGCTGAGACTGTACCCGCCCTTCCCTAACATCCAGCGGATATGTACCAGAGACTACGTCATCCCAGAAACTGGGCACATCATCGAGAAGGGCACAGTGGTGCTGTTTCCTACTCTTGCCATACAGAGAGATGAACAG TTCTTCGACTCAGCCGGCTCATTTAATCCAGAGCGGTGGAGCGGCCCGGCGCCGCCGCCCGGCGTCTACATGCCGTTTGGTGACGGACCTCGCGTCTGCATAG GTAAACGATTCGCGATGATCCAGATGAAGTGCTGCATCGCGCGCCTGCTGCGTGTCGTGCGCGTGGcgcccgcgccccgcgccccgccGCGCGCGCGCCCCTTCCGCCCCGACCCGCGC